The following are from one region of the Halodesulfurarchaeum sp. HSR-GB genome:
- a CDS encoding ribbon-helix-helix protein, CopG family, protein MSTDSDAAGDGKMEKINVRVPQSLLTQIDEVWEERGYANKSEFIREALRSAVNPPTQLSTEALEHLAESRKQREQGETVSQDDVKDRLGIDD, encoded by the coding sequence ATGAGCACCGACAGTGACGCCGCTGGCGACGGAAAGATGGAGAAGATCAACGTCAGGGTGCCACAGTCGCTGTTGACACAAATCGACGAGGTCTGGGAGGAACGCGGCTACGCGAACAAGTCCGAATTTATCCGTGAGGCCCTTCGAAGTGCCGTCAATCCCCCGACGCAACTATCGACCGAAGCGCTGGAGCACCTCGCCGAGAGCCGAAAACAACGCGAGCAGGGCGAGACCGTTTCGCAGGACGATGTGAAGGACCGTCTGGGCATCGATGACTGA
- a CDS encoding type II toxin-antitoxin system RelE/ParE family toxin, with the protein MTEVEWTPKALDLLAGLEKDAQERLVKKLDEAKDWTSHRLEKLTGYPYHKLRAGDYRAIVTWDQADDVLVVEAVGHRRNIYDRHLPP; encoded by the coding sequence ATGACTGAGGTCGAGTGGACGCCGAAAGCCCTTGATTTACTGGCGGGGCTCGAAAAAGATGCGCAGGAGCGACTGGTCAAGAAACTCGACGAGGCGAAAGATTGGACCTCCCATCGCCTCGAGAAACTCACTGGGTATCCGTACCATAAACTCCGAGCGGGCGACTATCGGGCGATTGTCACGTGGGATCAGGCTGACGACGTCCTCGTTGTCGAGGCGGTCGGCCATCGACGGAATATCTACGACCGTCACCTCCCTCCCTGA